GCACAGCGTGACCGCCGTCTTCGCCGCCTTTTCGTGGAGCTCTTCAGTCGATTCGACGCCGTCGTAGCCCGCGTGCGGCGTTAGTATGACGTTGTTCATGGAGACGTACGGATGGTCGCTCGACGTTATCGTCTCAAACTCGACGACGTCCAGCCCCGCGGCTCCGACCTTACCGGATTTCAGAGCCTCGATGAGGTCGGCTTCGCAGATGATCGGGCCGCGCGCGGTGTTTACGATGATCACGCCGTCCTTCATCTTCGCGAGCGCCTCTTTGTCTATCATGTGGCGCGTCTCCGGCGTCATCGGGGTGTGGACGGAGATGATGTCGGCCTGCTCGAACAGTTCGTCCTTCGTGAGGCGTTTCACGCCATGTTTCTCAAAAACGTCGTCGGGTAGGAACGGGTCGTAGGCTGCCACGTTGTAGCCCATCGGCTTGGCGAAGGCGGTGAGCTGGCACGCGATGGCTCCGAAGCCGACGAGGCCGAGCGTCCTGCTGCTCGCCCGGCGCATCGGGATCCCTTTCGGGCCGCGCGACCATAGCCCCTGCCGGACGTTTTTGTCGAAGAGCAGAAGATTGCGCGAGAGCGCGAGAATGAGCGCGAAGGCGTGCGTCGCCACCTCCGGGATGCAGTAGTCGGTGAAATTGCAGACGGGCAGGCCGCGCTTGTTCGCCGCCTCTATGTCTATCGCGTCGACGCCTATCCCGTAACGGACGAGCCCTTTCAGATTCGGGCAGGCGTCCATGACTTCGGCGCTGAGCTTGACGAGCACCGTCATCAGCACGTCCGAGTCTTTGCAGCGTTCTATAACGTCCCGCTCGTTCGCGCAAGTTTCGAGCACGAGCTCTATGCCGTTTTCGGCGAGGAGCTTCTTTTCGATTGCGTAATCGTATCCGACGAAAAAGTCGGAGTCCACAAGACAGACTTTCATAATAAATTCCTCCTTTTGGGTTGTATGGCTTGCCGCTGGCATTTATTCTATGTTGCGCGCGAAATGTGTATCAAATAAAAGACAGGCGGCGGCGCGCTGGAAGCTTCCGTGTATTCTGAAAAGACATCGCATATTAGTGCATGAGGTTAAATGTTTAATTAAAAAACTCACAATATTTCAATATGTTTATGGCTTTGTGGTATTATGAGAACAGTTAGGTTTTTTATAAGATATTGGACTACACGCTTCGGCGCGGCGCGGGAACTCCGTATGACAGGGCAGCGTGCGCGTGCGGTAAGAGGGAGGTTTTTGCGTTGCCGTCTCCGAGAGAATATATCCAGAAAGTTTTGGACAGAAATCCGTTCACTCCGCTGTGGCAGGCGGTGTTCTCATATCTCAAGCGCGAGATCATCACCTTGAAGCTGCCCCCGGGTGAAAAACTCATGGAGAGCCGCATAGCTTTGGAGCTTGAGGTCAGCAGGTCTCCGGTGCGGCGCGCCGTTGAACAGCTTGTTATGGAAGGGCTGGTCGAAACGCATGACGGCAAGCCGCAGGTTTCGACTATCACCAAGAAAGATTTGCAGCATCTCGCGTTCGCGCGCTTTGAAATCGACGGGGAATCGGCGGGGCTTGCCGCGAAAAGGATAATGAAAGAGGATTTGTCCGCGATGGAAAACCTGCTCGGACAATTTGAAACTTTTCACGGAGAAGAGCCTTTCTACAGATTTGCTATCATCGACGACAAATTTCACGCGATCATATATAAGTCGTGCGGGAACCCGTATTTGCAGTCGATGTACGCGGTCATCCGCCCTAGCCTGCTGAGGTACAGGTATTACTCGATGACCGTCTATCCGGATAAAGAGGATATGCTTCGGAACACGTACGTATG
The window above is part of the Cloacibacillus sp. An23 genome. Proteins encoded here:
- a CDS encoding GntR family transcriptional regulator is translated as MPSPREYIQKVLDRNPFTPLWQAVFSYLKREIITLKLPPGEKLMESRIALELEVSRSPVRRAVEQLVMEGLVETHDGKPQVSTITKKDLQHLAFARFEIDGESAGLAAKRIMKEDLSAMENLLGQFETFHGEEPFYRFAIIDDKFHAIIYKSCGNPYLQSMYAVIRPSLLRYRYYSMTVYPDKEDMLRNTYVCHGAIFHALKNHLSHCAKVEAQQDASRMAETIAVIPNMVNYDIFKTLDNSAIDL
- a CDS encoding C-terminal binding protein: MKVCLVDSDFFVGYDYAIEKKLLAENGIELVLETCANERDVIERCKDSDVLMTVLVKLSAEVMDACPNLKGLVRYGIGVDAIDIEAANKRGLPVCNFTDYCIPEVATHAFALILALSRNLLLFDKNVRQGLWSRGPKGIPMRRASSRTLGLVGFGAIACQLTAFAKPMGYNVAAYDPFLPDDVFEKHGVKRLTKDELFEQADIISVHTPMTPETRHMIDKEALAKMKDGVIIVNTARGPIICEADLIEALKSGKVGAAGLDVVEFETITSSDHPYVSMNNVILTPHAGYDGVESTEELHEKAAKTAVTLCRGEIPYNTINKKAIAK